A stretch of DNA from Thermoplasmata archaeon:
GCCATGCTGCCGAAGCCCTGGCACAAGCACTGGCCCGAGGGCGTGCCGAAGACGATCGAGTACCCGGACATCGCGGTCCACGAGCTGCTTCGCCGCACCGCGAGGGCGCATCCCGACTGGCCTGCGGTGCGCTTTTACGGGAAGGCCCTGTCGTACCGACAGCTGGACGACGACGCGGATCGGTTCGCCGCGGGCCTGCGCATCCTCGGCGTAAAACCGGGGGACCGCGTCTCCCTGCTCCTGCCGAACACGCCCCACTTCTTCGTCGCGCTGTTCGGAATCCTCCGAGCCGGCGCCATTGTCGTGCAGACGAACCCCCTGTACACGCCGCGGGAGCTGGAGGCCCTCTACAACGACGCGGGCGTCGAGACGGTCGTCGCGATGGACCTCTTCTGGCCCAACCTGATCCGTGCGAAACCCAACACGCCCGTGAAGCGCGTCATCGTCTGCGACGTCGCGGAGTTCCTTCCGACGCCGCTGCGGCAGCTCTACCCGATTCGCAAGCGAGGCGACCTGAAGAAGCAGGGACACTGGCCGCTCCGCATCCCGGCGGAGCCCTGGGTCCACCGGTTCCGGGAACTCCTCGCGACCCCGGGCCAGCCCGGCACGGAGCCGCCCGTGAACCCGCGCGAGGACGTGGCCGTGCTCCAGTACACGGGGGGCACGACGGGCACCCCCAAAGGGGCCATGCTCACCCACCGCAACCTCGTGGCCAACGCGCTCCAGACGTCCTCGTGGCTCCCCACCCGGGGACCCACCCAGGAGCGGTTCCTTGGGGTGATCCCCCTGTTCCACGTCTACGGACTCACGACCGCGCTCACGGGCCCCGTCACCCTCGGAGCCGAGGTCATCCTCCATCCGAACCCGAGGGAGATCAAGGCCATCCTCAAGCTGATCAACAAGACCCGGCCCACGATCTTCCCCGGCGTCCCGACGTTGTACATCGCGCTTCTCCGTTTCCCGAAGCTCTCCAACTACGACCTGCACTCGATCAGGGCGTGCATCTCGGGGTCCGCGCCCCTGCCCAACGAGGTGCGGCACGAGTTCGAGCGCGTCACCGGGGGCAAGCTCGTCGAAGGGTTCGGGCTCACGGAGGCATCGCCCGTGACCCACTCGAATCCGCTCGAGGGGCTGATCAAGGAGTGCATCGGGATTCCGTTCCCGGACACGGACTCCAAGATCGTGG
This window harbors:
- a CDS encoding long-chain fatty acid--CoA ligase yields the protein MLPKPWHKHWPEGVPKTIEYPDIAVHELLRRTARAHPDWPAVRFYGKALSYRQLDDDADRFAAGLRILGVKPGDRVSLLLPNTPHFFVALFGILRAGAIVVQTNPLYTPRELEALYNDAGVETVVAMDLFWPNLIRAKPNTPVKRVIVCDVAEFLPTPLRQLYPIRKRGDLKKQGHWPLRIPAEPWVHRFRELLATPGQPGTEPPVNPREDVAVLQYTGGTTGTPKGAMLTHRNLVANALQTSSWLPTRGPTQERFLGVIPLFHVYGLTTALTGPVTLGAEVILHPNPREIKAILKLINKTRPTIFPGVPTLYIALLRFPKLSNYDLHSIRACISGSAPLPNEVRHEFERVTGGKLVEGFGLTEASPVTHSNPLEGLIKECIGIPFPDTDSKIVDMEDASKDLPQGEVGELAIHGPQVMKGYWHKPEETANVLHDGWLLTGDIGKMDTDGYFYIVDRKKDMILCSGYNVYPREVEEVLYMHPAVQEAAAIGVPDPYRGESVKAFVVLKPGTAATAEEIIAFCKGKLAPFKVPKQVAFEKELPKTMVGKVLRRELKEREAAKAGAKAA